A single region of the Bacillus cereus genome encodes:
- a CDS encoding nitrous oxide reductase accessory protein NosL, translated as MRVKYAALAICLCFVFTVVGCGKKEIEAVAVDEKNDKCDICQIGVMDNQFATEIILENGKALKFDDIGCMYKWMEINSGEKTKEKFVRDYDSKDWVSLEDATYVYDKTITTPMAYNVISFKNKKNAESFVSNYKGKVLSYKELSEHKWEMNKEMMGKSKTGNHGGHH; from the coding sequence ATGAGAGTAAAGTATGCTGCACTTGCTATATGTTTATGCTTCGTGTTTACAGTAGTAGGGTGTGGAAAAAAGGAAATAGAAGCTGTTGCAGTTGATGAGAAAAATGATAAGTGTGATATTTGTCAAATAGGGGTAATGGATAATCAATTCGCAACAGAAATTATTTTGGAGAATGGAAAGGCGTTAAAGTTTGATGATATCGGTTGTATGTATAAATGGATGGAGATCAATTCAGGTGAAAAGACGAAAGAAAAATTTGTTCGAGATTATGATTCGAAAGATTGGGTTTCGTTAGAAGATGCTACTTACGTATATGATAAAACAATAACGACACCGATGGCTTATAATGTCATTTCATTTAAAAATAAAAAAAATGCAGAGAGTTTTGTATCTAACTATAAGGGGAAAGTTCTTTCATATAAAGAGCTATCAGAGCATAAATGGGAAATGAATAAAGAGATGATGGGGAAATCGAAAACAGGGAATCACGGTGGGCATCATTAA
- a CDS encoding ABC transporter ATP-binding protein, producing MIELKNVSKVYKNAEETAVKGVSVQIKRGEFFVLVGPSGCGKSTLLRMIAGLEEISSGNLIINERVANDLEPKDRNLSMVFQNYALYPHLSVEENILFGLKVRKIQKEERQKRLIEAVEMVGLKEYVKMKPGQLSGGQRQRVALARAIVSQAPICLMDEPLSNLDAKLRAQMRIEIREIQQRLGITMIYVTHDQIEAMTMGDRIMVLNKGSIQQVGTPLDIYNEPANEFVASFIGSPSMNINDGEVDKEKGVLHIGQLQIPLSIGQLKRLQEGTIRIGMRPEHIALSEEGQEVTLQSIEVLGNESILNFAVNGATWSAKVIGQLLLNKGDKVKLLFSQDKLCFFHHDTNERLKVVEEELKVVAK from the coding sequence GTGATTGAATTGAAAAATGTTTCAAAGGTATATAAAAATGCGGAAGAGACAGCGGTTAAAGGTGTATCGGTTCAAATTAAGAGGGGAGAATTTTTTGTTTTAGTTGGCCCTTCGGGATGTGGAAAAAGTACATTATTACGAATGATTGCTGGCTTAGAAGAAATTTCTTCGGGGAATTTAATTATTAATGAACGTGTTGCAAATGATTTGGAGCCGAAAGACCGTAATCTATCAATGGTATTTCAAAATTATGCATTATATCCACACTTATCTGTAGAAGAAAATATTTTATTTGGGCTTAAGGTAAGAAAAATACAAAAAGAAGAGCGGCAAAAACGATTAATAGAAGCTGTTGAAATGGTAGGACTGAAAGAGTATGTGAAAATGAAACCGGGGCAATTATCAGGTGGACAAAGACAGCGTGTTGCGCTTGCTAGGGCGATTGTGAGTCAAGCACCGATTTGTTTAATGGATGAACCACTTTCGAATTTAGATGCGAAATTACGTGCGCAAATGAGGATTGAAATTAGAGAAATTCAGCAACGATTAGGAATTACGATGATTTACGTTACTCACGATCAAATAGAAGCAATGACTATGGGAGATCGTATCATGGTTTTAAATAAAGGAAGTATACAACAAGTTGGAACACCGCTTGATATATATAACGAACCAGCAAACGAATTTGTTGCGAGTTTTATAGGTTCTCCTTCTATGAATATAAATGATGGAGAGGTGGATAAAGAAAAAGGGGTATTACATATAGGGCAATTGCAAATTCCATTATCTATTGGACAGTTAAAGCGATTACAAGAAGGAACAATTCGAATAGGCATGCGTCCTGAGCATATTGCATTGTCTGAGGAAGGACAAGAAGTTACGCTACAATCTATAGAAGTATTAGGAAATGAATCTATATTAAACTTTGCGGTAAATGGTGCAACTTGGAGTGCGAAAGTTATCGGGCAGTTACTTCTGAACAAAGGTGACAAAGTAAAATTATTATTCTCGCAAGATAAACTATGCTTCTTTCATCATGATACGAATGAACGATTAAAAGTGGTAGAAGAAGAGTTGAAAGTGGTGGCGAAATAA
- a CDS encoding carbohydrate ABC transporter permease, whose amino-acid sequence MIVKQWKQNFLLYMLLIISAVMVFFPVLYAFLISFMTPDDIQMRRLFPTQFTFDNFINIFQKVPLFTYLYNSLIVSTIVMIGQLIVSSLAAYAFVFLQFKGRNVIFFLFISTMLIPWEATMVPNFLTIQSFGWINSFAGMTVPFFATAFGIFLLRQHFMTLPNELKEAAFIEGIGNVRFLFSVVIPYCKTSFITLGVYSFLTTWNMYLWPLLVTTDEKVRTVQIGVKQLQSQEVATDWGSVMAGVTVIVIPTLILLFLGQKQLQQGLTKGAIK is encoded by the coding sequence ATGATCGTTAAACAGTGGAAACAAAATTTCCTATTATACATGCTGCTCATTATTAGTGCAGTAATGGTGTTTTTTCCTGTACTCTATGCGTTTTTAATAAGCTTTATGACACCAGATGATATTCAAATGAGAAGGTTATTTCCGACCCAATTTACTTTCGATAATTTTATTAATATCTTTCAAAAAGTACCGCTTTTTACATACTTGTACAACAGTTTAATTGTATCAACGATTGTTATGATTGGACAACTTATCGTATCCAGTTTAGCAGCTTATGCTTTTGTTTTTCTTCAGTTTAAAGGGAGAAACGTAATTTTCTTCCTGTTTATTTCAACGATGCTTATTCCGTGGGAAGCAACGATGGTACCGAACTTTTTAACGATTCAAAGCTTTGGTTGGATCAATAGCTTTGCTGGGATGACAGTGCCATTTTTTGCAACAGCTTTCGGTATTTTCTTACTACGTCAACATTTTATGACACTTCCGAATGAACTGAAAGAAGCTGCTTTTATTGAAGGGATTGGAAATGTAAGGTTTTTATTCAGCGTTGTAATTCCGTATTGTAAAACGAGTTTTATTACGCTTGGAGTATATAGCTTTTTAACAACATGGAATATGTATTTATGGCCACTTTTAGTGACCACTGATGAAAAAGTAAGAACGGTTCAAATTGGTGTGAAGCAGCTTCAGTCACAAGAAGTTGCAACTGATTGGGGAAGCGTAATGGCTGGTGTTACGGTTATCGTTATTCCAACATTGATTTTACTATTTTTAGGACAAAAACAATTACAACAAGGATTAACAAAAGGTGCAATTAAATAA
- a CDS encoding glycerol-3-phosphate responsive antiterminator, translating to MFKEPYIAMIKDWKGYKTYKKLPKTVFLMTGSMLELPERVYELQKHGHDVFLHCDFIQGLNTNTEEALLYIQDVIGAQGIISTKGSTIRNANKIGLKTIQRIFIVDTLSLTKSIENCKTTKPNAVEIMPGIMPSIIKQLAEEIEFPIIAGGLIQTREDAEIAIRAGASAISTSHYEVWIQEEKRSATL from the coding sequence ATGTTTAAAGAACCTTATATTGCGATGATAAAGGATTGGAAAGGGTATAAAACATACAAAAAATTACCGAAAACAGTTTTTCTTATGACTGGTTCAATGCTGGAGTTACCAGAGCGTGTATATGAATTACAGAAACATGGACATGATGTATTTCTTCATTGTGATTTTATACAAGGATTAAATACGAACACAGAGGAAGCACTTTTATATATTCAAGATGTTATCGGAGCACAAGGTATTATTTCGACAAAGGGATCGACAATTCGAAATGCCAATAAAATTGGATTGAAAACGATTCAACGTATTTTTATCGTTGATACTTTATCTCTTACAAAATCAATTGAAAATTGTAAAACGACTAAACCGAATGCAGTAGAGATTATGCCTGGTATTATGCCTTCTATCATTAAACAGCTAGCAGAGGAAATAGAATTTCCTATTATTGCAGGCGGACTAATTCAAACGAGAGAAGACGCGGAAATTGCAATTCGTGCAGGAGCAAGTGCAATTTCAACGAGTCATTATGAAGTGTGGATACAAGAAGAAAAAAGGAGTGCAACCTTGTGA
- a CDS encoding response regulator translates to MNEGIEVLIVEDDIRIAEIHRRFTEKIEGFKVIGTATTGEQAKEWLEFVKPQLVLLDVYLPDMQGTELVTYIRHNLHDTDIIMITAASETDVVRHALRGGVTDYIVKPLMFDRFKTSLENYQKKIMQLKRNDQLSPEQIEHLWSQRGVKGNSIEYAPKGIDPLTLAKIKKHMLTVNEEGITAEVLSSMVGVSRSTARRYLEYLISGKKVHAELIYGSVGRPERRYFLVSS, encoded by the coding sequence ATGAATGAGGGGATTGAAGTATTGATTGTAGAAGATGATATTCGGATTGCGGAAATTCATCGTCGCTTTACTGAAAAAATTGAGGGATTTAAAGTAATTGGAACAGCAACGACTGGAGAACAGGCGAAGGAATGGTTAGAATTTGTAAAGCCGCAGCTCGTTTTATTAGATGTATATTTACCTGATATGCAAGGGACTGAACTCGTCACATATATTAGGCATAATTTGCATGATACAGACATTATTATGATTACAGCTGCGTCAGAAACAGATGTCGTACGTCATGCTTTACGAGGAGGAGTAACAGATTATATCGTAAAGCCACTTATGTTTGATCGATTTAAAACAAGTTTAGAAAATTATCAAAAGAAGATTATGCAGTTAAAGAGAAATGACCAATTATCACCAGAACAAATTGAACATCTCTGGTCCCAAAGAGGGGTGAAGGGCAACTCAATCGAATACGCCCCAAAAGGAATAGATCCTTTAACTTTAGCAAAAATAAAAAAGCATATGTTAACAGTTAATGAAGAAGGTATTACCGCAGAAGTGTTAAGTTCAATGGTCGGAGTGAGCCGATCAACAGCGAGGCGATATTTAGAGTATTTAATATCTGGAAAGAAAGTACATGCAGAGCTTATATATGGAAGTGTAGGGAGACCGGAGAGAAGGTATTTTCTTGTTTCTTCATAA
- a CDS encoding CitMHS family transporter, protein MLALLGFTMVFVFMFLIMTKRMSALVALILVPIIFALIGGFYANMGPMMLEGIQKLAPTGIMLMFAILYFGIMIDSGLFDPVISKILKFVKGDPLKIVVGTAILTIIVSLDGDGTTTYMITVSAMYPLYKRLGMNPLILAGVVMLGAGVTNLTPWGGPTARVMSALGLDASELFTPLIPGMIAGAIWVVFVAYYLGKKERKRLGIMDVQYLKHMKTMDEQAATVEAEIHKRPKLLWINFLLTVSLLVCLILEVMPLPVLFTVAFAIAVMINYPNLEQQKERIASHAGNVLAVVSLVFAAGIFTGILSGTKMVDAMAQSVVTLIPDALGPQLPIITALLSMPFTFFMSNDAFYFGVLPILTKAAAAYGISAAEMGRASLLGQPVHLLSPLVASTYLLVGMAKVDFGEHQRFTLLWAVGTTMVMLITGIVIGIIPI, encoded by the coding sequence ATGTTAGCATTACTCGGATTTACAATGGTATTTGTCTTTATGTTTTTGATTATGACGAAACGTATGTCTGCACTAGTAGCATTAATACTAGTTCCAATTATATTCGCATTAATTGGTGGCTTTTATGCCAATATGGGCCCTATGATGTTAGAAGGAATTCAAAAGCTAGCACCTACTGGTATTATGCTTATGTTCGCCATTTTATATTTCGGAATTATGATTGATAGCGGTTTATTCGATCCTGTCATTAGTAAAATTTTAAAATTTGTAAAAGGAGATCCTTTAAAAATTGTTGTTGGTACAGCTATTCTTACTATTATCGTTTCATTAGATGGTGACGGAACAACAACGTATATGATTACAGTTTCCGCAATGTATCCACTATATAAACGTCTTGGGATGAATCCGCTTATATTAGCTGGGGTTGTTATGTTAGGGGCAGGTGTTACAAATCTTACACCTTGGGGTGGACCAACTGCTCGGGTTATGAGTGCTCTTGGACTTGATGCATCAGAGCTCTTCACACCACTTATACCAGGAATGATTGCTGGTGCAATTTGGGTAGTTTTCGTTGCCTACTATCTTGGAAAAAAAGAAAGAAAACGTTTAGGAATTATGGATGTACAATATTTAAAACACATGAAAACAATGGATGAGCAAGCTGCGACAGTCGAAGCAGAAATACATAAACGCCCGAAACTGCTATGGATTAACTTTTTATTAACTGTTTCCCTACTCGTCTGTCTCATACTAGAAGTTATGCCGTTACCTGTTTTATTTACAGTCGCTTTTGCTATTGCGGTTATGATTAATTATCCAAACTTGGAACAACAAAAAGAACGTATTGCTTCTCACGCTGGAAACGTATTAGCGGTTGTTTCTCTCGTATTTGCCGCTGGAATTTTCACTGGTATTTTATCAGGGACAAAAATGGTAGATGCAATGGCTCAAAGTGTAGTGACTCTTATACCAGATGCTCTTGGACCACAACTACCAATTATTACAGCTCTTCTCAGTATGCCGTTCACATTTTTCATGTCCAATGATGCTTTTTACTTCGGTGTACTACCTATTTTAACAAAAGCTGCCGCTGCTTACGGAATTAGTGCAGCTGAAATGGGACGCGCTTCATTACTCGGGCAACCTGTTCACTTGCTAAGCCCACTCGTTGCTTCTACTTATTTATTAGTTGGTATGGCAAAAGTTGATTTTGGTGAACATCAACGCTTTACTTTACTTTGGGCTGTTGGAACGACAATGGTAATGCTAATTACCGGAATTGTAATTGGGATTATTCCAATATAA
- a CDS encoding GNAT family N-acetyltransferase, whose product MKFSELELMAIQAEVLFVHNQVGRIKCVNENGDLKAPRFFLSRTREGNITRYHYNLDSEMISKIEKLIREHSNHIEIAKVIKVLNEERTVENIWMGPAFMFPNNLHKPTRTIQIIEKNKELLRENFPNLIEQMEWRQPYFAIVKNEKVVSICCSARSTPAAAEASVETLKEFQGNGYGADVVTAWAISIQEENRIPLYSTSWDNCASQAVARKLKLINYGMNLHID is encoded by the coding sequence ATGAAATTTTCAGAACTTGAGTTAATGGCAATTCAAGCAGAGGTTTTATTTGTTCATAATCAAGTAGGAAGAATAAAGTGTGTAAATGAAAATGGAGATCTGAAAGCACCACGTTTTTTTCTTAGCAGAACTCGTGAAGGGAATATAACGAGATATCATTATAACCTGGATAGTGAAATGATAAGTAAGATTGAGAAATTAATTCGAGAACACTCAAATCACATAGAGATAGCGAAGGTCATTAAAGTATTAAATGAAGAGAGAACGGTGGAGAATATTTGGATGGGTCCTGCTTTCATGTTCCCTAATAATTTACATAAGCCAACTAGAACAATACAAATAATAGAGAAGAATAAAGAGCTTTTGCGAGAAAATTTTCCTAATTTAATAGAGCAGATGGAATGGAGGCAACCTTATTTTGCAATTGTAAAAAATGAAAAGGTAGTTTCTATATGTTGCAGTGCAAGAAGTACTCCCGCAGCTGCTGAGGCAAGTGTGGAAACTTTAAAAGAGTTCCAAGGAAATGGATACGGTGCTGATGTTGTTACAGCTTGGGCAATATCAATACAAGAGGAAAACCGCATTCCGCTTTATAGTACTTCTTGGGATAACTGTGCCTCGCAAGCAGTGGCGAGAAAACTAAAACTCATTAACTATGGAATGAATTTGCATATCGATTGA
- a CDS encoding ATP-binding protein produces the protein MVLTFKKLKLQPRITLTISTLILVVLLLTSYLFYYILSETVEEQIGKRALHVAKTVAAIPEIGEAFQKENPASIIQPIAEKIRIETDADFIVVGNKDGIRYAHPMRDKIGERMVGGDNKGVLLEGKSYVSEATGSLGPSLRGKAPIRNQDNEIIGVVSVGFSMDDIHGAIEVYGKRVFWITIIGLLIGIIGSIYLARSIKRMMFGMEPEEISSLYEEHSTVIQSVREGIVVIDKNGMVSLVNQAAHDILSLDKQQNIMGEFILNVIPNSSILDVLQTGEEQFDRQLNIKGQDVIANRLPIKVNNKVTGVVSSLRLKSEMDQLTAELSQTRQYTEALRAQTHEYNNLLYTLSGLIQLESYEDALELIHKETAVYQEFVQFIMKRIRNPWLGGILIGFYNRARELKIDFTLDRESSLENLSPHIESNYVVSILGNLITNAFEAIERNQDYDKKVRMFVTDIGEEILIEVEDSGQGVHDEIITSIFYKGFSTKVGGKRGYGLAKVKELVEDLNGSIAIEKGDLGGALFIIALPKERGEL, from the coding sequence ATGGTTTTGACATTTAAAAAATTAAAGCTACAACCGAGAATTACATTAACTATTAGTACACTTATTCTTGTTGTACTGCTGTTAACAAGTTATTTATTTTACTATATATTATCTGAAACGGTAGAGGAACAAATTGGAAAAAGGGCGTTGCATGTTGCAAAAACAGTTGCTGCTATACCGGAAATCGGGGAAGCTTTTCAAAAAGAAAATCCAGCTTCTATTATTCAGCCAATTGCAGAAAAAATTCGAATCGAAACAGATGCCGACTTTATTGTAGTTGGAAATAAAGATGGTATTCGTTACGCACATCCTATGCGGGATAAAATAGGAGAGAGAATGGTTGGTGGAGATAACAAAGGGGTTCTATTAGAGGGGAAGTCTTACGTTTCGGAAGCAACGGGATCATTAGGGCCTTCATTACGAGGAAAAGCCCCAATTCGTAATCAGGATAATGAAATTATTGGCGTAGTTTCTGTTGGATTTTCAATGGATGATATTCATGGAGCGATAGAAGTATATGGAAAGCGTGTGTTTTGGATTACAATAATAGGTCTGTTAATTGGGATAATTGGCTCTATATATTTAGCAAGAAGTATAAAACGAATGATGTTTGGAATGGAGCCAGAGGAAATTTCATCTTTATATGAGGAGCATAGTACAGTTATTCAATCCGTACGTGAAGGGATTGTAGTAATCGATAAAAATGGAATGGTTAGTTTAGTAAATCAAGCAGCACATGACATTCTTTCTTTAGATAAACAACAAAATATAATGGGAGAATTTATTTTAAATGTTATTCCTAACTCATCGATACTGGATGTACTTCAAACTGGCGAAGAACAATTTGATCGTCAATTAAATATAAAGGGACAGGATGTTATTGCCAATCGCCTACCTATTAAAGTTAATAATAAAGTAACTGGTGTAGTATCCAGCTTGCGCTTGAAATCTGAGATGGATCAATTAACAGCGGAATTATCTCAAACACGGCAGTATACAGAGGCATTACGGGCGCAAACGCACGAATATAACAATTTATTGTATACGCTTTCGGGTCTTATTCAATTAGAGTCTTATGAAGATGCTTTAGAGCTTATTCATAAGGAAACGGCAGTATATCAAGAGTTCGTTCAATTTATTATGAAAAGAATTCGAAATCCGTGGTTAGGTGGGATTTTAATTGGATTTTATAATAGGGCACGAGAGTTGAAGATTGATTTTACGCTAGATCGAGAAAGTAGTTTAGAAAATTTAAGTCCACATATTGAGAGTAATTACGTTGTTTCTATTTTAGGGAATTTGATCACGAATGCATTTGAAGCAATTGAAAGAAATCAAGATTATGATAAGAAAGTAAGAATGTTTGTAACAGACATTGGGGAAGAAATATTAATTGAAGTAGAAGATTCAGGACAAGGTGTTCATGATGAAATAATTACAAGCATATTCTATAAAGGTTTTTCGACGAAAGTGGGCGGAAAACGTGGATATGGATTAGCAAAAGTGAAAGAGTTAGTAGAAGATTTAAATGGGAGTATTGCGATTGAAAAAGGGGATTTAGGTGGTGCTTTATTTATCATTGCATTACCGAAAGAGAGAGGCGAATTGTAA
- a CDS encoding carbohydrate ABC transporter permease: MIEVSKLPAQTKVSNKKNLWGRTKDLRIGLLFLAPSILLFSIFLFYPLFRTIYYSFYLTDIHGEANLFVGLENYQYLFSDPAFYKSIKSTLLFVLYTVPTSIIFALFLALIANGKVRGIGLFRVLFSSTMGISVAASAVIWLFLFHPSVGLFNNILASMNLPAIAWLTSPDWALFSVSVTTIWVNTGFAFLVILGGLQNIDTSLYESASIDGASYLYKLRRVTLPMLSPTLFFIVTVTLISAFQSFGQIDILTHGGPNDATNLIVYSIYKEAFVNHQFGTASAQAMVLFVFIFIATLIQFKFAERKVHYK; encoded by the coding sequence ATGATTGAAGTAAGTAAGTTACCAGCTCAAACAAAAGTGTCAAACAAGAAAAATTTATGGGGCAGAACGAAAGATTTAAGAATAGGATTATTGTTTTTGGCGCCATCTATTTTACTATTTTCGATTTTTCTTTTCTATCCATTGTTTAGGACGATTTACTATAGCTTTTATTTAACAGATATACATGGAGAAGCTAATCTTTTCGTTGGCTTAGAAAATTATCAATATTTATTTTCTGATCCTGCTTTCTACAAAAGTATAAAGTCAACTTTACTATTTGTTTTATATACAGTGCCTACGAGTATTATATTTGCTTTGTTTCTTGCATTGATTGCAAATGGCAAGGTAAGAGGTATTGGGTTATTTCGAGTCCTGTTTTCTTCAACGATGGGAATATCAGTAGCTGCTAGTGCAGTGATTTGGCTATTTTTATTTCATCCAAGTGTAGGATTATTTAATAATATATTAGCCTCTATGAATCTTCCTGCAATCGCATGGTTAACGAGTCCGGACTGGGCACTGTTTTCTGTATCGGTTACAACGATCTGGGTGAATACAGGATTTGCATTTTTAGTTATATTAGGTGGTTTACAAAATATTGATACGTCTTTATATGAGAGTGCATCTATAGATGGTGCTAGCTATTTATATAAGCTCCGTCGCGTGACATTACCGATGCTATCACCAACTCTATTTTTTATCGTGACAGTAACGTTAATTAGTGCGTTCCAAAGCTTTGGACAAATTGATATTTTAACGCATGGTGGACCGAATGATGCAACGAATTTAATTGTGTACTCGATTTATAAAGAAGCATTTGTGAATCATCAATTTGGAACAGCAAGTGCACAAGCGATGGTATTATTCGTTTTCATTTTTATTGCTACATTGATTCAATTCAAGTTTGCTGAGAGAAAGGTGCATTATAAATGA
- a CDS encoding ABC transporter substrate-binding protein — MSLVKKGAALLMAATMALSSAACSNSKTEGKPEAQAKVAPVEKNGDKTVIRFWHAMGGKTQGVLDGLVADYNKSQNKYEIKAEFQGTYEESLTKFRTMSATKEAPALVQSSEITTKYMIDSKKITPIDSWIKKDKYDTSKLEKAITNYYSVDGKMYSMPFNSSTPVLIYNKDAFAKAGLDPEKAPKTYAELQEAAKKLTIKEGGNVKQYGFSMLNYGWFFEELLATQGALYVDNENGRKDAAKKAVFNGKEGQKVFGMLDDLNKAGALGKYGASWDDIRAAFQSGQVAMYLDSSAGVRDLIDASKFNVGVSYIPYPEDSKQNGVVIGGASLWMTNMVSEETQQGAWDFMKYLTKPDVQAKWHTATGYFSINPDAYNEPLVKDQYEKYPQLKVTVEQLQATKQSPATQGALISVFPESRDAVVKALEAMYDGKNSKEALDEAAKATDRAISISARTSQK; from the coding sequence ATGAGTTTAGTAAAAAAAGGTGCTGCTCTATTAATGGCAGCAACAATGGCATTATCTAGTGCCGCTTGTTCAAATAGTAAAACAGAGGGAAAACCTGAGGCGCAGGCAAAAGTAGCACCAGTTGAAAAAAATGGTGATAAAACTGTAATTCGCTTTTGGCATGCGATGGGTGGAAAAACACAAGGTGTACTAGATGGTCTTGTTGCAGACTATAATAAGTCACAAAATAAATACGAGATAAAGGCAGAGTTCCAAGGGACATATGAAGAGTCTTTAACGAAATTTAGAACGATGTCTGCAACGAAAGAAGCGCCAGCTCTTGTTCAATCGAGTGAAATTACAACGAAATATATGATTGATAGCAAAAAAATCACACCAATTGATAGCTGGATAAAAAAAGATAAGTACGATACGTCAAAATTAGAAAAAGCAATTACAAATTATTATTCAGTTGATGGAAAAATGTATTCTATGCCATTTAATTCATCTACACCAGTATTAATTTATAATAAAGATGCTTTTGCAAAGGCGGGCTTAGATCCAGAGAAAGCTCCGAAAACATATGCGGAATTACAAGAAGCAGCGAAAAAGTTAACGATTAAAGAAGGTGGAAATGTAAAACAATATGGATTCTCCATGCTTAACTATGGTTGGTTCTTTGAAGAATTGTTAGCGACACAAGGTGCTTTATATGTAGATAACGAAAACGGCCGTAAAGATGCTGCAAAGAAGGCGGTATTTAACGGTAAAGAAGGACAGAAAGTATTTGGAATGTTAGATGATTTAAATAAAGCTGGTGCGCTTGGAAAGTATGGAGCAAGTTGGGATGATATTCGTGCCGCGTTCCAGTCTGGACAAGTTGCTATGTATTTAGATTCTTCGGCTGGTGTTCGTGATTTAATTGATGCATCTAAGTTTAATGTAGGCGTTTCGTATATTCCGTATCCAGAAGATTCGAAACAAAATGGTGTTGTTATTGGCGGTGCATCATTATGGATGACGAATATGGTTTCAGAAGAAACGCAACAAGGTGCTTGGGACTTTATGAAATATTTAACGAAGCCAGATGTACAAGCAAAATGGCATACAGCAACAGGATATTTCTCAATTAATCCAGATGCATATAATGAGCCGTTAGTAAAAGATCAATACGAAAAATATCCACAGCTAAAAGTAACAGTAGAACAATTGCAAGCGACGAAGCAATCTCCAGCAACTCAAGGTGCATTAATTAGTGTATTCCCAGAATCAAGAGATGCAGTTGTAAAAGCATTAGAAGCAATGTATGACGGAAAGAATAGTAAAGAAGCTTTAGATGAAGCTGCAAAAGCAACCGATAGAGCAATTAGTATTTCGGCTCGTACGAGTCAAAAATAA
- a CDS encoding ankyrin repeat domain-containing protein yields MYSRRVIVCDGGMVKKTLSFIGAVVVRKQKILLCMLLGLLMTVVACDKQEEPESKPVHVKNEKKKEKHKEQEEVKEEKSINLMDKQLLLSATLGDTETAMKLIQDGANINVEGDNGETPVLAATYQNHVETVKALIGAGANIESKDEKQSNPFLYASREGYTDIVKLLINAGVNTKETTKSGGTALISASERGHVEVVKELLEHTDIDVNYRNARGGTALVEAIVLGNGSENHKKVIQMLIDHGADVNMANKENITPLQCAEKRGFKDIANMLRMAGANEVVQPQPQLVE; encoded by the coding sequence ATGTACTCAAGAAGAGTTATTGTATGTGATGGAGGAATGGTTAAGAAAACATTATCTTTCATAGGAGCTGTAGTTGTGAGAAAACAAAAAATTTTATTATGTATGTTATTAGGACTTTTAATGACGGTAGTGGCTTGCGATAAGCAAGAAGAACCAGAATCGAAACCGGTTCATGTGAAAAACGAAAAGAAAAAGGAAAAGCATAAAGAACAAGAAGAAGTTAAAGAAGAAAAAAGTATAAATTTAATGGACAAACAGTTGTTACTTTCAGCGACTCTTGGAGACACAGAGACAGCTATGAAGTTGATTCAGGATGGAGCGAATATAAACGTAGAAGGTGACAACGGAGAAACGCCTGTCCTTGCAGCAACGTATCAAAATCATGTAGAGACAGTTAAAGCATTAATTGGTGCAGGTGCTAATATTGAAAGTAAAGATGAGAAACAAAGTAATCCATTTCTTTATGCAAGTAGAGAAGGATATACAGACATTGTAAAGCTACTAATTAATGCAGGGGTTAATACAAAAGAGACTACTAAATCAGGCGGAACAGCACTCATTTCAGCATCTGAACGTGGCCATGTAGAGGTCGTAAAAGAATTATTAGAGCATACAGATATTGATGTGAATTATAGAAATGCTCGTGGTGGAACAGCTTTAGTAGAAGCAATCGTATTAGGAAATGGTAGTGAAAATCATAAGAAAGTAATTCAAATGCTTATTGACCACGGGGCAGATGTAAATATGGCCAATAAGGAAAATATTACGCCGCTGCAATGTGCTGAAAAAAGAGGTTTTAAAGATATTGCGAATATGTTGAGGATGGCTGGAGCGAATGAAGTAGTACAGCCGCAACCACAACTGGTGGAATAA